The following are encoded in a window of Sphaerisporangium siamense genomic DNA:
- a CDS encoding acetoacetate decarboxylase family protein, with translation MSTVRGFFTPRTATGRSSLVPAPPWYYSGDLLTVEYRTDPAKVAELLPDPLSLAEEDPGAVAVIWADWQSCSEGGEELLDPVRSQYKECFVVVRCSYQGRTYSRCVYIWVDKDFAIARGLHQGYPKKLGSIHMTRPHPFGQAAPRIGAGGRFGATLAAADRRLAQAVVRLREPSPSAGFVNGHPMAHNRWLPSIEPGAAPALDELISSGAAEFEGGQAWAGDAELELFDAPTEELAGLTVDEIIGGYYRQVGVVWNGGTLLERGTSA, from the coding sequence ATGTCCACGGTACGCGGCTTTTTCACCCCACGGACGGCGACCGGCCGCTCCTCGCTGGTCCCGGCCCCGCCGTGGTACTACTCCGGGGACCTGCTCACCGTCGAATACCGCACCGACCCCGCCAAGGTCGCCGAGCTGCTGCCCGACCCCCTCTCGCTCGCCGAGGAGGACCCCGGGGCGGTCGCCGTCATCTGGGCCGACTGGCAGTCCTGCTCCGAGGGAGGGGAGGAACTGCTCGACCCCGTCCGCTCCCAGTACAAGGAGTGCTTCGTGGTCGTGCGCTGCTCCTACCAGGGCCGCACCTACTCGCGCTGCGTCTACATCTGGGTCGACAAGGACTTCGCCATCGCCCGCGGCCTGCACCAGGGCTACCCCAAGAAGCTCGGCTCCATCCACATGACCCGCCCCCACCCCTTCGGCCAGGCGGCCCCGCGCATCGGCGCCGGAGGCCGCTTCGGCGCCACCCTCGCCGCCGCCGACCGTCGCCTCGCGCAGGCCGTCGTCCGCCTGCGCGAGCCCAGCCCGTCCGCCGGGTTCGTCAACGGCCACCCCATGGCCCACAACCGCTGGCTGCCCTCCATCGAGCCGGGCGCGGCCCCCGCCCTGGACGAGCTCATCAGCAGCGGGGCGGCGGAGTTCGAGGGCGGCCAGGCCTGGGCCGGGGACGCCGAACTGGAGCTGTTCGACGCTCCCACCGAGGAACTGGCCGGCCTCACCGTGGACGAGATCATCGGCGGCTACTACCGCCAGGTGGGCGTCGTCTGGAACGGCGGCACCCTGCTCGAACGCGGCACCTCTGCCTGA
- a CDS encoding glutamine synthetase family protein, producing MSAESVEAIVERLARDGVDVVRIGYPDLIGTERGKDVLLEQLPEVAERGVAFCRAVYYTSPRGDTVPVPGGLDRGLPDITIKPDLSTLVNLPWEPGVAHCLGDAFLPETGEPFTESPRAVLGSVAARLGELGLTGVAGPELEYFLLEPDGPGWRRYDDATGNVYVTGRKGDRGSHLLRSLRLLRDLGIGATMGNHEFSGGQFEINLRHSEAPDAADRAFRFKSAIKELARQDGLMATFMARPFTDEGGSGFHVHISCVDGDGRNVFDDPGSSYGLSSTALHAIGGILAHAPALAALLTPTINSYKRLGPDSLAPWLADWGLDNRSAMVRVPPERGPGSRVEVRLGDASANPYLGIAGLLAAVYLGIRDRVEPPGPLSGYGYDPAKAPVLPESLPEALDAFEADAALLEVLGKEFATAYVAYRRHEVHRFSRHVTDWEFQEYAYHL from the coding sequence GTGAGCGCCGAATCGGTGGAGGCGATCGTCGAGCGGCTCGCGCGCGACGGCGTCGACGTCGTCCGGATCGGCTACCCCGACCTCATCGGCACCGAGCGGGGCAAGGACGTCCTGCTGGAGCAGTTGCCCGAGGTCGCCGAGCGCGGGGTGGCGTTCTGCCGGGCCGTGTACTACACCTCCCCGCGCGGCGACACGGTGCCCGTGCCGGGCGGCCTGGACCGCGGCCTGCCGGACATCACCATCAAGCCGGACCTGTCCACGCTGGTGAACCTCCCCTGGGAGCCGGGCGTGGCGCACTGCCTGGGCGACGCGTTCCTCCCCGAGACCGGCGAGCCCTTCACCGAGTCCCCGCGCGCCGTGCTGGGCTCGGTCGCCGCGCGGCTCGGCGAGCTCGGCCTCACCGGCGTGGCCGGCCCCGAGCTGGAGTACTTCCTGCTGGAGCCGGACGGCCCCGGCTGGCGGCGGTACGACGACGCGACCGGCAACGTGTACGTGACGGGGCGCAAGGGCGACCGCGGCTCCCACCTGCTGCGCAGCCTGCGCCTGCTGCGCGACCTCGGCATCGGCGCGACCATGGGCAACCACGAGTTCTCCGGCGGCCAGTTCGAGATCAACCTGCGCCACTCCGAGGCCCCCGACGCCGCCGACCGCGCGTTCCGCTTCAAGTCCGCGATCAAGGAGCTGGCGCGGCAGGACGGCCTCATGGCGACGTTCATGGCGCGGCCGTTCACCGACGAGGGCGGGTCCGGCTTCCACGTGCACATCTCCTGCGTGGACGGCGACGGCCGCAACGTCTTCGACGACCCGGGCTCCTCCTACGGGCTCTCCTCCACCGCCCTGCACGCGATCGGCGGCATCCTCGCGCACGCGCCCGCCCTGGCCGCGCTGCTCACCCCGACGATCAACTCCTACAAGCGGCTCGGCCCCGACTCGCTGGCCCCCTGGCTGGCCGACTGGGGGCTGGACAACCGCAGCGCCATGGTGCGCGTGCCGCCCGAGCGCGGTCCGGGCAGCCGCGTCGAAGTCCGGCTCGGCGACGCCTCGGCCAACCCCTACCTCGGGATCGCGGGGCTGCTCGCCGCCGTGTACCTGGGCATCCGCGACCGCGTCGAGCCGCCGGGCCCGCTGTCGGGGTACGGCTACGACCCGGCCAAGGCGCCGGTGCTGCCCGAGTCGCTACCGGAGGCGCTGGACGCCTTCGAGGCCGATGCGGCGCTGCTGGAGGTGCTCGGCAAGGAGTTCGCCACGGCCTACGTCGCCTACAGGCGCCACGAGGTCCACCGGTTCTCCCGGCACGTCACCGACTGGGAGTTCCAGGAGTACGCCTACCACCTGTAG